A region of the Agrobacterium sp. RAC06 genome:
CACCCGCCTGGATCGCCAGGCGTCCGGCGACTTCCGACATCGGCGCCAAAAGCGGCAGGCCGCCACGCTCGTCGGTTACAGTTTCATAGGCGATGGCAGTCACGCCCGAATCGAGCAGCCCCTTGGTCTGGTCCGGATCCGGCGCTAGATGGAGATAGGTATAGAGAATCTGGCCTTCGCGCAGCTGCACCCATTCGGAGGGCTGCGGCTCCTTGACCTTAACGATCATGTCGGACTTTTCGAACACGTCCTTGGCCGAGGCTGCGATCTTCGCGCCAGCGGCGATATAGGCGTGGTCGTCTGCGCCGATGCCGGCGCCTGCTCCCGTTTCGATCAGGACATCATGGCCATGAGCCACATATTCTCTGACGGCACCGGGGGTCAGACCGACACGGTATTCATGGTTTTTGATTTCCTTCGGGCAACCGACACGCATGAAGCGTTCCTCTCTCTTATTCGCAGCCGAAGCTGCTTTGTTTCAGATACGGAAATTCAAACATTCTCCGCGCAAAATGTCCTTGCAAAGTGAAGCCTGGGACATCAGACAATTCGCAGCTTCTTGCGTCAGGCAGCTGCAAAACGGAGAAATCTACGAATGGCGGAACTGGATGCCATTGATCGTGCCATTCTGAAGGCGCTTCAGGAGAATGGACGGATGACCAATGCCGAGCTCGCCGAAACGGTGGGCTTATCGCCCTCCGCCTGCTCGCGACGCCATGACATGCTCGAAAAATCGGGCGTGATCAGCGGCTATCATGCGCGCCTGTCGCACAAGGCGATCGACTACAAGATGATGGTGATCGTGCACATCTCGCTGTCCGGCCAGTTCGCCAAGACGCTGACCGAATTCGAGGCCGCCGTGAAGCGCTGTCCGAACGTGCTTGTGTGCTATCTGATGTCGGGAGAATACGATTACATTCTGCGTGTGGCCGCCAAGGATCTCGAGGATTACGAGCGCATCCATCGCGACTGGCTCTCGGCGCTGCCGCATGTGGTGAAGATCAATTCGAGCTTTGCGCTGCGCGAAGTGATCGAACGTCCAAATGTGGGTCTTTGATGGGGGATCCTGAAAATCCTAATGAATTGATTTAGGCCATTCTCACAGATCGGGCGTAGGTTCGTGCCATTCCCTTTTCTATTCAGGACGGCATCATGAGCAATAATCTCGGTATGGATGTTCGTAAATCACCCCGCAACCGCTGCCGGATCGATAGCAAGATCCGCTATTTTCAGCAGCAGGCGGATGCGCGCGTGATCAATATTTCGCGCACCGGCCTCGCCCTGGAGCTCGCCACCAAGCTGACCGCCGCCGCCGGC
Encoded here:
- a CDS encoding Lrp/AsnC family transcriptional regulator, translating into MAELDAIDRAILKALQENGRMTNAELAETVGLSPSACSRRHDMLEKSGVISGYHARLSHKAIDYKMMVIVHISLSGQFAKTLTEFEAAVKRCPNVLVCYLMSGEYDYILRVAAKDLEDYERIHRDWLSALPHVVKINSSFALREVIERPNVGL